Genomic segment of Hydra vulgaris chromosome 08, alternate assembly HydraT2T_AEP:
caaaaagacagtcaTGCCAGCAGAACTTTTTTGGAacagttcaacaaaaacaacaatgccgtggacccaaatttggaaaaaaaacttcacCTCCCACGCATGCGGACCGACTCAAAACATCCTCTTTCGTTTTTTACACAACAGTTTACTATCTGCGGCCTTGCTAGCCAAAAGCACAAGGCAACAGATCgtcaaaaataacaaatgcaaAACTTGTGGTAAATTCGAGGACAACATGCATATCTTTGCCTACTGTCCTCCTTCTATCGAAATTtgggaatattttaaacatgtatataactccttgacaTCCCGAAACAACTTTTCTTCGATAAATTCGATTCTCTCGATTGAAACAGCGAGTTTATCGGAGAAAAGCCCCACTTCGCAGCTGCTGTTGACACTCACTCAAACCATCATGAGTGCAATATGGAACAGTAGATGCCACCACATgtttagtaacaaaaaaattgaccCAATGGCAGTGATCAGGGTAATAACCAGGAACATCAGGAATATTATTACCTTAAAATATCATTATCATGTCCGCAGAAACACCGCGGACATTTTCTGTGAgtcattttgtataaaaaatgttttctgtcAAGTAGAGAATGGAAGTctgaaactaaacatatgagctGAAATAAAACAACGGCTCGTGGTATGTTTAGTAAAGACTTTCTTCccttatgcaatttttttatgttatacaacaaacttattattatataaaattagcaAATCACTGCCAGTCCttaatatatgaaatattattttagcacattaatttttttatctatagtGTTCGTAACGTAATGTTTATGTGAAAGTCCTgtaattccttttttaatttttttggatataAATCTTCCTTTTTCCTTATTAACCTCTCCTTAACCTTATTTGAAATTTCTTCTGTCTTTTTTACCTAATCTAAACTCTTGATTTCTTTCCGCAcaacggcaaaaaaaaattaaaaacaaaaaattacaaaaaaatataaaaccaaaaaacacaaaaaaatataaaaccaaaaaacacaaaaaaatataaaatcaaaaaacacaaaaaaattaaaaattaaaaatacaaaaataatgttataaaatttaaaaaacaaaaaatgtatatatttgcGCTAGCTTTGTAATaccatatattgtaaaaacataaaaacttagttaatgttataaaaaattgtaaatatttattattttgtaataaaagaaaaaaaaaaaaaaaatcctttatatTCGCATGAAACAAAAACTCATCGAAGAAGGAAAAAAACCTCTAAAACTTTTGTATAATTGGGAATAAACTCGACAGCGGAACAAGTCACTTACCGAAATTCGCAAGAATGACGGCACATTGACGAGTGAACCTGGCGAAATACTCAACTCCCTAGcaacttattataaaaacatttacattaaaacaaatttatgcaaAGACAGCCAAAATCGTGTCTTGTCACACATCACTAAACGTTTGAGTGATGATGAAAACGAATTTTTAAACACCCGCCTAACCGGCGCGGAACTAAAAGAGgccctttttaaatttgaaaacggaaAATCTCCGGGCTATGACGGATTTCCAGctgaattttacaaaactttttggcacgttttagaaaaagattttgaagaacttGCTTACAAAATTCTTTTCGTAGAAAAAAACACCAGCCgctctatgaaaaaatcaataatttcactTATTCCCAAACAAGGAGATCTTACTAAATGCAAAAATTGGAGGCCTATATCTTTATTCGgcgctgattacaaaataattacaaaagcGCTGGTCCTAAGACTTGCAAAAGTAATGGGCAAAATTATAGAACCAAATCAAACTTGCGGAATTCCAgctagaaacatttttttaaatttacatctAATATGTGATCTTATAGATTACGCCGAATATAAAAAACTACCTAGTTTCATTTTGACAATAGATCAAGAAAAGGCGTTTGAGAAAGTCGATCGCGCGTTTCTGCTGCAGATTCTCCGAAAATTCAATCTCGGAGAAAATTTTGTATCGTTTATTAACACCTTGTATTCAGATGTTTCGGCAACTGTTTTGAATTGCGGCTTCCTGTCTACCTCCTTTCTTACAGAAAGGGGAGTCAGACAGGGAGACCCGCTCTCTCTTTTGCTGTACGTTTTTGTTGCTGAAGCTTTGGCTTTGGTGATCAGAGCGGTAGCAGAATAGAGGGTTTTCCTCTCCCGGGAATACGAAAACCTCTAAAACGGCAGCATTACGCAGGCGATTCGAACTTTTTTGCTAAGGATATAAATGTGTCCGGTATTTCTTTGAAAAcctaaaactttttgaaaaagcaagtggTTAAGTGATCAACGCCTCAAAAACCAAGGGTCTCGCTCTTTGGGGTTTTGATCCCGAAATTTACACACAATTGGACAACATAGAGTGGAACAATGACAccggtttcaaaattttaggtgTCACATTTTACACCAGACTGAGCGATACTACCAATTTCAACTGGCAAGTAGCTCTTAACAAAACAGAGAAAAAGCTCAAGTTTCTGGGACTGCGTACTTTGTCACTTAGGGGAAAGACTAATCTGATAAATACGCTAGCAATGTCAAAAGTGTGGTTTCTAGCAAACGTTTTGCCCACTCCCGATTGGGTAGTAGAGCGTTTGCATCGAGCCATTTTCGAAAATCTGTGGCCAAAGCCCAATTTCAACCCGGTCAAACGAGAGACACTTTTCTTACCCGTCAAAAGCGGGGGTCTCGGAATTTTATCACCGATAAAATTCCGAGACCCCCGGATAGGAGCAAAGTCTTGCGATCCGCCTCAAAACgctctttcaaataaaagaacgcgAAGAGGACAAAACTCACGATTcttactacttttcaaagtattgGGTGGCAAGTTCACTGGTTAAATATACTAAGCAAAACGAAAGCTGGAATTTTTTAAGGCAAAACACGTTtccaaaacactgggacaacaaaatgtctcagtactacaaaacTACAATTGAAATCTTAGATAAATACGGGTCCCTTTTTAACGTCCCCCTAAAATCAACATATAACTTTTACttagaagtggcaaaaaacaaaaagacagtcgtgccagcagaacttttctggaacagttcaacaaaaacaacaatgccgtGGACCCAAATTTGGAAAAGAAATTTTACCTCCCACGCATTCGGACCGACTCAAAACATCCTCTTTCGATTTCTCCATAACAGCTTACCCTCTGCTGCCTTGCTTGCCAAAAGCACAAGGCAACAGAtcgttaaaaacaacaaatgttaAACTTGCGGTAAAATTGAGGACAACCTGCACATCTTTGCTTACTGTCCTCCTTCTGTTACAATATGGGAATactttaaacatgtatataactccttgacaTCCCAAACCAAATTTTCTCCAATAAATTGCATCTTCTCGATTGAGACTGCGAATTTATCGGAGAAAAACCCTACCTCGCAGCTGCTGTTGACAGTCACTCAAACCATTATGAGTGAAATATGGAATAGCAGATGCCACCATATGTATAACAATTCAAATATTGACCCAACGGCAGTGATCAGGATAATTACCAGAAACATCaggaatattattactttaaaatataattatcatgtccgtagaaacaccacggacattttctgtcaacttttttgtattaaaaacgttttttgtgAAATAGAGAACGGGAACctgaaactaaacatatgagcCAAACTAACACACTGGCTCGTAGAAAGGACTAAATGTTTAGTTGAGCGATCGCGAGTCctttaaacatataatttttaaatattgttatatatgatTAGACAATCACTGCCAACCCTTagtttaagatatattttttattatttaactttttttgtgtaGATTTCGTTACGTGATGATTTGTGTAAAAGTCCtgtaattttttagtattatcTAATAAAATCTTTCTTTACTAAATATACTTAATTAATCTTTACCAACTTCATTATCAACATTTTCCATATTCTCGATTTCTTTCCGCACAAaggctcaaaaaaaaaaaaaaaaaaaaaaaaaaaaccaaaaaaaaaataaaaaaaaaaataaaaaaaaataaaaaaaataaaaaacacaaaaaaataaaaatacaaaaaacaaacaaaaatttaaaaaaatgtatatatatatatatatagaaacacgactttatttttaaaatatcggCATTTAAACTGAAGAATATTTTAGAATAGATCAAAGTAAACTACATGTAAAAAAAGCTTGTTTTTCTCTTTTactttctttaaatataaaaatgtatcataaaaatatttataaatggaaaaatatataaagtttaacgATTTAGAAATTTATTGTAAGTATGCGTATTTATTATGCAGAGAtagttaaaacttttgtaaatatttattattttgtaataaaaaaaaaaaaaaaaaaaaaaaaccctaggGTTAAAAACCATTCATAAAATTCGAAAAGGGTGTAGCGAGTAGACTCTTAGAGGTAGAGTCTATTCccacggaaaaaaacacatactgaaacttttttagTCTTCCTTGTGGTTTTTACTGTTAAATTAGCTTTTGAAGATTTTTCGTcgccatttttatttattgtaatttgttttttattgagttGTATTCATGGCTAAAAGTTATGCTGGTGTTTTATCGTCTGGTAACACTTCTGTTCAATCGAGAACTAATCTTGGGATTTTTAACGCTAAGACAGAGATTGACAATTCAAACGTGCTTATTTGTCGATGCGGTGATTTAAACGTGAGCGTCAATGATTTTCTTTCATGTTTGGCCGAGAAGAAGTTACTTGGCAATGTTTGGGGTGTAACAAGGCATTACACCAATAAGCATTTTGAATTTGCCGTTGTTAACAACTCATCTGTCGCAACCTACCTCGAGGCAGAAATTGAAATGAAAGGATGCGTGTTGAAGTTCCAACAAAAATATGTGCGAAAAATTCACGTCTTGGTTCAAAACATTCCCATTGGTACTCTCAGGAATGGATGTCAGAGCGCCATCATCCTGCTTGGTAAACACCTAGCCGCAGGACGAGGTGAGTTTAACTCCTTCTACTTACAAAAGTGCAAGGCTCATGAGGAGGAAATATACACAGGTAATGTgataattatcattaaaaactgGACCAACCCATGCATAAACCCTCTACCCCGCTATCAAAACGTCGATGGACTCAACCTACGCTACAAACACTCTGGCCAGCCCGAACTTAACccaccaaatttaaaaaacacaaccATTCTACCCGTACCTTCCACACAACCCACAGAAACACAAATCAATAGTGTGAATGTGGAAAACGACGTTCAAAACGCCTGTGTTGAGGTTAATGCTAAAGTTGATTCCGGGATAAAATGTCGTAGTGAAAAAGAACATCCATCAAAAACACCAAAAGCAAAACCCACCCAACTGACCAGAAAACGTTTGGGGCAGTCGGAATGCGAAaccccaaaaaaattaataaacacaaACGATGTAAAGGAAGGCATGTCGTTAGAAGAAGTACTTTTGTCAGAAGAAAGTGTGGAAATGTGTTTCGAAGTCGAAACGGACTCCTTAATAATCGATGAAGATTATGAAAGCCAACAATGTGCGGAAAAGAATTCGTAAGATTATTTTTCTCTCCCTTTTTTAACCTATTATCTTACTATTTTAGCTTTGTTCTCAAACCAAATTATTATTTCGAACTTTTTGTTCTaaacttttatatctttttctttctacaaaaattctttttttacattctATTTTTTTACTCATTAATTATGCATGTCACGTTTTTGAAAAAGCGCTTAAGCTGTCGTAATTCGTTTTGTTGTAGTTCGCGCTTTTTTGTGGAATGTTATGGTCCAGTGCGTCCTATTGTTCGTATTACGTCAGTTCAAACGAAAACTCGTGCTATAAAGTTAAGGTTTATATGTTAGTGTTTTTTATGTCAGgttgtaaaattatatttatgtttaaggtACACGAGATTTCCAAATTAAGAAACCTGATCCTCTCCATCATggctattaatattttaacgtGCAACATAAACGGTCTAAACGACCAAGACAAACGCGATAATTTTTTTGGGTTTCTCAAAAAGTCCACCTTCGATCTTATCCTCCTTCAGGAAACAAAATCCGGACCTTCCACTGTTAAACAGTGGAGTGACGAATGGACTGGCGAGTCTATTTGGAACTCTGGTCCGAGTCATAACTGTTGTGGGGTGGCGATACTCTCTAAATCTAATGTTTCTTTACAGGAACTAAAAAGAGACAAAAACGGAAGAATATTAAAtgtcatgataaaaattgatgaaCACGAAATGCAGGTGTTGAATATTTACGCACCTAATGTGCCGAGAGAAAGGCGCCTCTTTTTTGGCGACCTTAGAGATTTCTTGCAGGGCACAGGACTACCCGTCCTGATGCCCGGGGATTTCAACATGGTCGAAAGCCTGCCTCTTGACACAGAGGGTACAAACAACGCTAAATATCACACCTACGGCATTGCTGAACTCGGGGTCCTCCAAGGTAAGTATAACCTAGTAGATGCTTTTCGTTATAAATTTCCCAACAAAAGAGAATACACATGGCGCAATCAGACGGTTAAATGTAGACTCAACAGAATCTACTGCCCTGATAAAGTCGCCAAAAAAACAACAGGCACCAAAATTCTCACCAACCCTTTTTCCGACCACGAGTTCGTGTCAACAACTGTCAGCTTTAGTCAATTTAGGAGAGGACCAGGTTACTGGAAATTAAATTGTTCTCTTTTGGAAATAAAGGTACATAGGCTAAAAATTGAGCTCTTAATTCAAGATTGGCAAACAAAAAAACGGTCCTATACGTCAAGTTTAAAATGGTGGGACGACTGCAAATTTTTTGTTAGGGCTGAATTACAACACATTTCGATACAGGAAAGtgcgaaaaataaaaaaaacatcaaaaggATTGAAAACGAAATCCAACGAAACCCAACGGGCATTGGAACATTTAATCAACGTTTAGTTAGTGTTCTTCCTAAAcgtttagatttaatttagtttcgaTCTAGAACGAAGGTCAACCGAATGTTCCATTTAAACTATATCTAAATGGTTagttttaaacgttctttaaatttaatctaaatcTTTCGTTTTGAAAGCATTCcgaattttataaattcaaatttctttaatttgtgcttctttaaataaattagcgCCGTAAAGTTAAACGTTGCAGCGCGTTATCTAAGTCATAAACAAATcaaacgttaaaaatatttttttttttatatattagtcaAAAACAAatgtacataaatttttaagtattatattgcattatcgtcatcatcatcgtcatcatcacaATCGTCTCCAGGTCGATCAGCGTCGTCTTTGGTGGAATCAAGCAAACCAGCCTCTGCGTCCTGAAAACTGAAAATATGTGCATAGCCTTTCCCAGTTCCACCTAATCGGAAGGGAGCCATTCTAAGGTGGGAACCAATACACGAATGTATTTCTGATACAGAAGACGTACAATCTCGTTTCAAAACACAttctacaaataataaaaataactcaatcTAAATCATttattcaacaattttataaagccatagttttatagatttaaatttttgttaaactagTACAGTGTACACTGAGTAGATATAAATTAcactgaatttaaatttaattttatttaaaaaaataaaaaatacacataTTTTACCGACAACAAGTTGACACAGAGCAGTGTCTCTAAACGGAAGCTTTCTCAGAGAACCTTTTCCATCCATACTCAAATGAGacataacaaaatttgtaaaaagtctTTTCAATAGATTCTTTGAAGTATCTTTAATTGATGATCCTCCAATTCGTGAAAGAAGGCGAATCTACAAAGAAATTATTCATAAACGCTACATTTTATTAGATATAAGATTCCAATTAGAATAAAAGTCAATCCACCttagtaaaagtaaaatatattttgtgacatcaaaaataacattttatatacgTTTAAAACTTTTCTGGTTGTCTTTACTgaaagtaaagataaaaatatttagctatacacttactaaaattGTTCGATTAGCAAGAACTCCACATTGCTCCTCTAAATTACTGTACCCATCCAATGTTCCAATAGCTCCACCAATAACCTCTAGATGGACTTGAGCAACAGGCTCTAAACTTGGTATCGTCATCGTTTCCACTGCTATCCGTAAAACTTTAATTTCGTTGGCCATATTTGATAATTGATAGAGAACTTTTCGCTGAAACtctgtaaaatataaatttatttatataataaaaataaaaaaaataaacttataactTTCCATATTTTGCAGTTATAGGTTGATAACAGATAATTTGCTTAACTGCAGGGCAACTGCAGTGTCCACCGTAAAAAAAAAGCACTcaaattagaaaatatgttattaaataatatgtaaataaataaggTTTGATATCTTACTCCTATTATCCATTTCATTTTCTTGAGGAGCAGTTAATACACTCAATATCTTGTTTGaatgaaactttttattcaattgAAAAGGTGGTACTGAGAGTTTCACTGCAATAAAAATAACGATACAAGTACaggctttttaaatatatattatatataaaaagcattatatttaatatttataaatatttttttttataaaacattacatttttgCAGTTTATACGTCAGACCTTAATTACTATACTATACAACAACAtactatatacaaatattaactaatatcaaaataagTTGAGAGTGTTTGAGAGACATAAATGGTACTAAAACAAAATGAGATAATGGTTTCTTTAGgtaaaaatcttgaataaacctaataattataatttataaatcaaaatcataaatgcaattaaagtgaaaaattaaatattacttgATAGTACATTGTCTTTCGATATGGCAGCTCTGCGCCTGTATATTGGTATCTTTGAATTTAATATCCGGGCTAACAAAAAAAGAGAGTTTGATAGGACTGATTGGTTAGCTACAATGTCAACAACTATATAGTTAAATTATGCTTGCAAAGTTATTTTCaatgtaaattaattaaaaaaattgctttgcaCGTTTATCTTAAAAGGAAAATGACACTAAATATGttcataagtaataaaaattactagGTCAATCTATAAGTGAAGAAGGTCTATAtcaaagatataaatttagacaTCTTACTTGATTGATCAATATTATTGTCTTTTGTTATTGTAGCCATGCTTGATTAGAATAAAGGTATCTTGGAATTACTGCTTAAGAGACCAGGTGACTGTTGAAGCGGCGAAGGTTTATCTAAAATGTAAATCCTAACTTATATTGTTTGAGATATAATCGTAACAAATTACTATTAGTATTCAAAGAAATAAAGACAATTTAATAAAGACAACTTACATGCTTgatcaattttgaaattttgtggTACCATATCCACAATCTTTTTGTTCAACGAACTGTTTAATGCTAACATTTTGCTTAGTTTAGCAGGTGGCTGTGGAAATGCAGATAGTttgactattttaaaaataaattacaactacagtaaatgtaaaaaattattataaataactgttttattaaaaaacacataCACATAATAATGCTATGGCTATTATTATCACCAGGGCTTAAGGCAGAGGTTCAAATACTTCAGCTACTGCTCCACTTCTTATAAAATTACTACCTGTTGGTAGCACCAACATCAAAGCTCtgattataaatattatttctttgcTCCTACTTACATCATacttattattatgtttattgtaACAAATTAGCTAACTTGTCAATATTCTTACTTTTTGCATTAACATTAACATCTACTTCTTTCTCgcctaaattataaaaaaaatgttttaatataattgtataaattagCGTTAGTAATATTAACtccaaatgaaaaaataagttttatttcaattagaa
This window contains:
- the LOC136083986 gene encoding uncharacterized protein LOC136083986; this translates as MATITKDNNIDQSTRILNSKIPIYRRRAAISKDNVLSMKLSVPPFQLNKKFHSNKILSVLTAPQENEMDNRKFQRKVLYQLSNMANEIKVLRIAVETMTIPSLEPVAQVHLEVIGGAIGTLDGYSNLEEQCGVLANRTILIRLLSRIGGSSIKDTSKNLLKRLFTNFVMSHLSMDGKGSLRKLPFRDTALCQLVVECVLKRDCTSSVSEIHSCIGSHLRMAPFRLGGTGKGYAHIFSFQDAEAGLLDSTKDDADRPGDDCDDDDDDDDNAI